Part of the Leptospira harrisiae genome is shown below.
GTTTATATTTATGTGCACCTCAGGCACTCGAAAAAGATCTTATCCGAAAATATGAACAGTCAAGTATTAAATATAAATATATTATTTCTAAATTACTTCCATCTCTCAAAGAAAACTTGCAGAGGTATATAAATTCTTTAGAAAAAAGCGATCCTGATTTTGATTATGTTCCTATTATAAATTGTTTAATCGATAGCAACTTCCAACAAAACAATCCTCTTGAAGTTTTTTCCAAAGTTAATGAACATAACCTAGATATGATTGATTTGATCATGATGGAGGAATATGAAAGATTACTTTTGGCAGATAGCTCTAAGCAATTGATTAACAATTTAACCATTAATGAAACCATTTTACAAGTTCTAAACAATTTTGATAACGCATCTAGGAATTTAAGAGGCGCGCGAAGAGCAGGTAAAGAGAATTACAAAATCAACGATGAGTATGATGTCCAAGACCTTCTTTATGTAATGTTGAAGCCTATTTTTCCTAATTTAGAAACAGAAGATCCAGTTCCGAAGATTGGTGGAAGGGGAAGTCGAATTGATTTAGTTTTGAAGGAGCATGGAATTTTGATAGAAACAAAAATGATCAAGAATTCAGATCAAAATGAAACTAAATTTGTCAAAGAATTGAAAGAGGATTTCGAATCGTATCATGCCTACCCTGGTATTAAAAATCTATTTGTTTTTGTCTATGATCCGTATAGAAAAACTAAAGATAAAAACAATTTTACTTCGCTAGCAGGGAGTCGCAAGAAGAACGACAAAGAATTTAATGTTGAAATTGTTGTTACTTAGGATAAATTGCCCCTTATACAAAGGCAGCACTGATCTCGCCCGAACACTTTGCGATCGGGACTCGCTATGTTCGCTTCGATGGCCCTCGTTAAAACTGCTTCACAGATTTTACTCGGGCTTAATCTATTTGTTCTACAAGATCACTTTTTACAAAGGCTGAATAGAAATAGATAGTTGGCTTTCCATAAAGCTTATATAAAACCAAAAACTCATCCATAAACAATCGCCTTTGTCCTAGCTCTATCTTAGAAATATGACTTCGACTACGCTTTAGCTTCTTAGCAACTTCAGCTTGAGTAAGACCAGCGTCCTTTCTTGCAGTTTTCAAAGCTCTATAAAAGAATTCTTTCTCTTTCTTAGATACTTTCCACTGCGGAAGGACACTTGCAAACATTGTGACCTCGGAATTTGCTACCTTTTGGGCATTCGAGGGCCTCAGAATTGGTCTTTTTCTGCTTTTCGTATAAGGAGATGCCATAGAAACTAATTCTGCGCTCATAAAGTGCTAAATACATTAATACGATATAAACGTATTAATGTCAATAATATTTTATAAAAGTATTTTGAATGACAGTTAAAAAAGTAGAGAATTTACTTGGTAAAAAGGTGCAAGCCCTGATTGAAGCGAAAGGGGACAGTCAAAAAGAAGCGGCTGCCAAACTAAAACTTACACCTACCGGGATGAATGGAATTGTTCAAGGACGAGTCGAATCTGCTTCGCATTCTTTTTTAACGCTTCTTAAGCAAGAGTATAAACCAGATTTTAACTGGCTCTTGAATGATTCGATTCCAGTTCTTCCAATCAAATATCTTTCACCGGAAGAGGAAGATAAATTGGTTTCAAAAGCTGATCAAGATAAAGTATTACTAAGTCAAATTAAGACCACGAAAGGTCTTAGAGAAATTATTCAAAACCTTTTAAAATTTTCTAATCAGCAAAGAAAAGCTATAGGGGAA
Proteins encoded:
- a CDS encoding helix-turn-helix domain-containing protein, with amino-acid sequence MSAELVSMASPYTKSRKRPILRPSNAQKVANSEVTMFASVLPQWKVSKKEKEFFYRALKTARKDAGLTQAEVAKKLKRSRSHISKIELGQRRLFMDEFLVLYKLYGKPTIYFYSAFVKSDLVEQID
- a CDS encoding transcriptional regulator; translation: MTVKKVENLLGKKVQALIEAKGDSQKEAAAKLKLTPTGMNGIVQGRVESASHSFLTLLKQEYKPDFNWLLNDSIPVLPIKYLSPEEEDKLVSKADQDKVLLSQIKTTKGLREIIQNLLKFSNQQRKAIGEMIAEFSKDKD